The Brassica napus cultivar Da-Ae chromosome C7, Da-Ae, whole genome shotgun sequence genomic interval cccgccacgatcgctcttccggttcctggagttcctagaagacgtctctgcagtgtcttccctctcccaatgagctatcaactgctcccacacccccccgttgatgaaccgtggcttcttgttcttctgccaaactgtcttccacgcgtttatctgctttgtgtaagagtccatggccttttcgttgaatttcttacggactgtttccgtaagatcggagtgccagttgaactcttgctacaaaacaaacacaatttaataagtaaatatatgtaaaaaaatgtaaaaactttaaaaaaatgaagggttactataccgcaaactgacgaaaccacaactctcgttcgtcggaagggatcacactccactttggatatccaaaacggagcatggagtacatcatctggttgatgctccggctaatgccatttttcgacttggtgaacctttaaaaaaaaatacaagttagcaagttaattaaagcaaaaaatataacggtacaaataaaaaaaaatactaaccaagtgctatggcctcgtcgtgggttgggttggagaaacgggagatgctctcgacctggttgttgaaccaatagatgaaccggcatgacccctggatcctgttgagcagcagcgtgaggggcagcgtgaggggcagagggagctggagcgagaatatatgcgggaaccgagtcatgagacgataccgatgcacgggaaccgctcaccgaactacgtcgaagacgggctgcggggcgggcttcatcctcggccctaaaaaaaaaaattaacccatcaaacatattttcatttatatatttacaaaaggttttataaacgttttaaaaaaaactattaaaccttttatatatatatatatatatatatatgtatacaaaattataaaaaatttataaatatagaaaaatgttgttaaaaatttataaatgaagaaaaatgttgttaaatatttatatttaaaaaaaaatgttgttaaatatttattagtggaaacttaaaaaaaaatataaaaaattttaaaattttaaaatttttactatacatgatttacatatatatatatgtatacaaaattataaaaaatttataaatatagaaaaatgttgttaaaatttataaatgaagaaaaatggtgttaaatatttatatttttttcaaaaaaaacgtttttaaaaatcaaaaaacgtttttaaaaatcaaaaaaagtttttaaaaatcaaaaaacgtttttaaaaatcaaaaaaagtttttaaaaatcaaaaaacgtttttaaaaataaaaaaaacgttttaaaaaatcaaaaaacgtttttaaaaatcaaaaaatgttccaaaaaaactaaaacaacaatcctaacttatatatcctaaactatccattcaatcctaaaatgttcaatcaaacaacctaaaatccgagatcaacttccaaaaccctaaacaattgaaaaaaaaaaggtttgggatgattcttacatgatttggggtttggggaagagataggagggtgaggagaggattcgccggtgaagagaggccggaatcgccggagagtcgccgaaatcgccgaaatcgccggagagttttgagagagagagaggccgcggagataacgaagaagaaaggagaaggatTTTTATTTCCgcggattccgacggacacgggttcgtcggtattccgtcggtatatttaaaatataccaaatgccgattcgcgaaaattttcaagcggtttggttctcccgggctaattgaaattccgacggaacgtgtccgtcagtattttccgacggacacattccgtcggtattttccgacggaattccgacgacttagtgtttagggtgttcttttcaagtttctaaatgcaaaatccaaacctttgataatatatatagtatttgcataaagatttaacaataaaaatgttttataacacgattttacacaacaatattttttgtagtgtaagcttatataaatatgattgtataagtacataatgttaagatgagatgttatgaaaacaatgatatgcatacataaatattttaatgagttgttatatttgaacggttgcgatctaatactatactaaacacttattatgtgttattttcatagttttggcatctaaatttatagatttttatgattgaaactttatagaaaaacatgtcgtcggtattttccgacgaaataccgacgacctttccaattttcaatgaaacccgttgtcgtcgctatgtcgtcggtatattgcgagggatttccgacggaccattaaaaaaaaaaaaaaaaaaaaaactaatcagaatcttctgaatcttcatcaaactccccaacctcggcttccggctctgaatgtacgacagcatcatgtccaaacacagtcaaattctcaacgagttgaacattttccaaatcttcaactccctgggcgttgctggtagactctggttgcaatggttcatcatcatcagaagttccatccactcgtcctcttttatgttgccgtagtagacatcgtcaccagaagaagatgaaacaccagcatcatatgttgtcttagaatgacctttccttgtgaatgcatatcctcgcgtacaaaatttaggatatgatttgaccacatagtttggtccctgcacaaattcgcgtacccaatcatcgaacacaagacctctggccaaaccatcattcacctataaaaaaaaacatatatgattgcaaaattaattagtttatatatattaaatttaaactaatcatttgcatagggtaataggatatatgactcacataactacgaagccacgcagcaaatccgttatctctaagttgtcgaagctcatcttctgttgcatgcctgtgagtcatacgcaactccgccatatatacactatatacaaaaatattatcaatatgaaataaatttattgaatattaatctaacaataaatgaataaatatttttacctctcatattgtagaacatcttcacagttggtgagcaaatatgtttgcaaatgagcgttctcagtgtccgtaagtctccgcttcgtgaattttccactaagtcgtcctatttccttgaacatgcttgggacagtaacatgatatgttgctctctcccctctatcatcatgccgagcaggtcttcggtgttttgtttgcacttctggtggaaaataattttcagcaaagattgcagtttcttcattgatcacctgtgccactatagatccttccaccctgctttgatttttgaccatcttcttcagatgatgcatataacgctcaaaaatatacatccatctgtactgcacaggaccaccaagttccaattctcttgcgagatgaatagcaagatgttccattacatcaaagaatgatggaggaaatatcttctcaaggttgcacatgctgactggtgcgtttgtcttcaaattattaataccctcttcagtcaatactctgctgcataagtcacggaaaaaaacactaatccctgcaattgcttcatgaacattacgtggcaataatgctgaaaaggcaaacggaaggaggcgctgcataattacatgacaatcatgactcttcaagccagtaaactttccttcgcttctatcaacgcagttccccaaatttgatgcatatccgtcaggaaatttcactttctctgtaatccaatcaaagaactcttcttttctagcaccatctagccgataaatgggaaaaggggccgtaccgttctcatcaacgtgaagttcagaacgatcacaaatatcgactaaatccaaccttgacttcaaattatccttcgttttaccttggatgttaaggactgtgttcatcagattatcgaagaagttcttctcaatatgcatgacatctaaattatgccgcaatagatgactctcccaatatggtagatcccagaaaatactctttttgtgccagttatgtagctctccaaccgcattgactcgaatgttttcatgtccacctacatctggcgtcctttctgcatcaaaatacctaaactgcttcaacaaatctttcccactaacttcctcaggtggaccatcaaacacctgcttgttcttcgtaaacgaagtcttactcctgcggtatggatgatcaggtggtagaaatcgtctgtgacagtcaaaccaacacgttttccttccgttctttagttggaaagcatctgtgtcatcttgacaatatggacatgatagcttcccatgtgttgtccatccagataacataccatatgctggaaagtcacttattgtccacataagtactgcccgcatctgaaagttttctttgcgcgaaacatcgtatgtctcaaaaccatgcgcccatagttgttgcaactcatatattagtggttgaagaaacacatctagtgatcttttaggatgatctggcccggggactagaattgagagaaacaaaaactctcgtcgcatgcacaagctcggccgtaagttgtacggtgtcacaataactggccatagagaatactgccttccatgctttccaaatgggctgaaaccatcagtagataatccaagataaacatttcttctctcttccgcaaattctggatatgttgactggaaatgtttccaagcctttgcatctgaaggatgtctaatctcaccatttgtggaatgctctgcatgccatctcattgcttttgctgtgcgctcacactgatacaacctcttcaatctttctgtcaaaggcaaataccacattcttttgaatgggatcggaactcttcccctcgtctcctgataacgaggtttcccacaaaatttgcatacatttcgtgtctcatccgctctccagtagatcatgcagttgtcaatacatacatctatcacttcatacggtagttgaagacctgcaacaagtttctgaacctcgtagtatgaacccggtgcaaggttatcctcaggtagaatacctttgacaaaatcagtaatcgcatccatacattcttcagccaaattatagtctgtcttaatacccattaatctagttgcagatgataagactgaatgaccatctctacaattttgatacaaaggttgttttcctgcatccaacatgtcaaaaaatctcctagactcgggtttggttcttcccctctataatgatcatgtaccatctgctcagtacctacaccataatctatatccgttctagattcttctaacctaatatcaggctgaggttcactaacaggctgaggttcgctagtactaccatattcataaccagtttccccatgaaggtaccaaactttataattacgtgaaaaccctttcatatacaaatgagtccaaacatcaaattcttttataaccttattattattgcaagaagagcagggacatcttaacataccactttttgcatccggttgctgttgaacaagcctcatgaattctccaatcccttgaacgtattcttccgtaagcaaattggtgttcggatccaaatgaggtttatccatccacgaacgataataaacttctgaagacatgattttcacggaattgttatgactaaagagaatgaagagagaatgaagtgtgaatgagttgaatgaggaggggttgtatttataggaaattgcttacggacctccgacgactttccgacgaaattccgacggatgtaaagaagtccgtcggaattccgtcggaattgtccaatcccaaacggctatacaacggtcatatgtatttgtcggcaacggtcacatggttcgtcggaattccgtcggtattttccgacggaattccgacgactttgctgttaatcggaatgtcgtcggaatttcgtcggaatataccgacgaacttccgacgactacaacggttacattttttatcggaatgtcgtcgaaaagtcgtcggaaaattccgacgaaccgtatgtcgtcggaattccgtcggaaatggccgacggaattccgacgacttcatttttttggatttggtcggaaatttgtcagtattccgtcgcaaatgtccgacgaccttggtgtccgtcggaagatccgtcggaattcggtgtgttttcttgtagtgttctcTAATCACCATTTTGAGATATTCAAGTTGTTCTATATCTTCTTCTATGATATTGTCTTTGTTTTTAATCACTTCTCGCACCTCGGCTTGCACTTTCTTCATAACTCTTGGGTTTGCTATCAAATGCGTCATCACCCACGTCACAGTATGGGCAGAAGTATCTATTCCACCAATAAGAATATCCTGTAATAATCAATAGGAAGATTCAAACGTTATGCAACATGTAAAGAATCAAGTTATATTGATTGAGAAGTTTCCATTACTTACTAGGAGAATTCCTTTGGTGTGGTTTCGTGTAAATTGAAACTCTCCATGTCCAGTCTCTTCACGTTCCATCTTGAGGAGCAAGGCAATGATATCATCTTTGATACTTTCATCTTCTAGATGATACTTTATGGATTGGTCAAAAAATGCATCCATTGCTTTAAAAACCTTCTCGCATTTGCTATGTAACCCTGTGATCCTATCGATGAGTTGACCAATGACCGGGAAGTAATCTGCTGCAGCAAAACTCCCCAACACCTCCATGGTTCCTTGAATGACTTCCTCATAAGTATTCTCGAGTTTGCTTCCTTTGAGATTTATCCCAAACCCAACTCTACAAGTCACACTTCCTGACAACTTCATTAACTTCTGGTTGAAGTTAACAAGATTCTCAGATGAAGCAGATTGTTTCACGAAATCAACGAAGGAGGCAACTTCTTCTTCTCGGCTACGTCGAAAATACTGTACTCTTTTCCCGGTGAAGAGTTCAACAACCGCCACCTTTCGTACTTCCCTCCAATAGTTGCTGTAGGGAGAAAACGCGATATCGTTTAAACCGTACGTGATTCTCGCAGGGTAAGTCAAGTATGGTCGGGAACAGCAATCTACATCGAATGTTTTTAAGACATCCTTCACTGTCTCTGGAGTTGACGCCACAACGGTAGATACCTTCCCGAACTTTAGGGACATTAGGGGTCCATATTTTTCAGATAATTTGGTTAATGAACGATGAGGCTGCGAACCTAATTGGTGCAAGTTTCCAATTATAGGAAGTTTCGGTGGTCCAGGGGGTAGATTCATCGTTTTCTTCTTTGCCTTTCTTGCAATGAGTATAGATGCAAAGAAGACGAATGCAACAATGACATACAACAGACTCATTTCGTCTtcctatatatataccaaatcaAATAAAGAACTCATTTACTTATAAACTCATTCATCtttcttaaaacaaaaactGGCTTATATCAATGAAAAGTGGAAAGTATAGAACCGCGTAACCTAAAACCaccaaaaaaactcaagacTCTCGTAAGGCAACACGAGAAGACTACTATGCTTCTATACACGATCAACTAATGTCTGCTAATccgaaaatttctaaatattcgAATAAAAATCTTTGAAGCAATTGTTAGAGTTTAGATCTCCTATTTATGAGAGAATATGATCCGGATCCAAATTGTAAAACTCAGCTAATGTAGTGtagattttaaaacaaaatttatcttatttatttgtattatttgttTAAAGTACTAATTAATTTCACAAATTCTGTCctgaaatttttgttataaaattttcCAACGAATATATTCTGTCAGTAATAATTCGTCGGGAAAATTTGAGACGAATCCCCGATGAATAATTCTCTACGGAAATAGTTCGTGTCAAAAATTcgtagaaatatttttaaaaatagccaaaaatataaattaaattaaatttgttttcattgttaaaaattaaataatttaattattaaataattagatataccaaaattataaataatttatacaaaaattagATAAGAGTAttataatc includes:
- the LOC106409864 gene encoding cytochrome P450 71B13-like, whose protein sequence is MSLKFGKVSTVVASTPETVKDVLKTFDVDCCSRPYLTYPARITYGLNDIAFSPYSNYWREVRKVAVVELFTGKRVQYFRRSREEEVASFVDFVKQSASSENLVNFNQKLMKLSGSVTCRVGFGINLKGSKLENTYEEVIQGTMEVLGSFAAADYFPVIGQLIDRITGLHSKCEKVFKAMDAFFDQSIKYHLEDESIKDDIIALLLKMEREETGHGEFQFTRNHTKGILLDILIGGIDTSAHTVTWVMTHLIANPRVMKKVQAETWIQVNVWAIHRNPNIWKDPEVFIPERFMDKDIDYKGVNFELLPFGSGRRMCPGMNLGMALVHLTLINLLYRFDWKLPDGMDAKDVDLEESYGLVSPKKIPLELIPVITQWT